The genome window GGTTAGCAAAAACCTTTCCGTCACTGGTGACAGCTAATTCCTTAATACCAATATCAACACCAATAGAGGGGCGATTTAGAGGTATTGGTGGCTGTTCAATCTCATACTTGATGGCTATGAACCATTTGTCGGCAGTGCGACTAATTACGCAATTATGAGTAGCCGTAATGGGGAGAGGTTCGTGCAATCGCACCCAACCAATTTTAGGGAGTTTAACTCGCTTACCATCATTGCTGATACCAGGTTTTGCTTTAGTGCCTTGCTCAAGATAAAAACTGTCTTTAGACTTGCCTTTCTTCTTGAATCTAGGCTGTTTAGAGACTTTTTTGAAGCATCTATCCCATGCCGTCCTTACCTCTGCCAGAGCCTGTTGTGGACTTGCTTTGGAGCTTTGATAATACCAGGGATTAGCTGGTTTAATCTCAGCGACTAGACGTTTGTGCAAGTCAATAGCAGAGGGAATTTTGATTGTTTTATCAGCCTCTCTAAGTTGTAAAGCTTCCTGAATAATAGCATTGCCAAAATTGTAAGCGTGTCTGGCTACTCCACAGTGTTGACGGAATAGAGTCACCTGTCTATTGTTAGGTTTTAATTCCGTCTTGAAACTGAGTAGCATTATTTTACGTCCTCCACTGCTTTAGCTATACCATCAATCTAGTTTTTTGTTTTTGTGACTTCTAGCGCCATAAAGTCTAGCGACTAAAAACCTGAATTAATTCAATCATATCTTGAACTAATTCCTGTTCAAAACTCAATTCATCCGGCGATTTATTGACTATTACTACCTCGCATTCAAATTCCTCACACATTGCGAAAACTAACTCGGAACCAAACCTTAGAAGCCTGTCTTTGTGAGTAACAACAAGTCTGCCAACCTCACCGGACATGATTCGTTTGAGTAGTTTTGTCAGTCCTTTTTTCTTGTAATTAAGTCCAGAGCCTAAGTCTTGAATTGTTTCAAATTGCCAGCCATTGGCAGCGCTAAACGATTCCAAAACAGCAGCTTGACGCTTTAAATCTTCTTTTTGGTCATGACTAGAAACTCTGGCATAGTTGATAGTGATTCGATCGTCTGCCTGGTTTAAGTCTCTGGGAGTAATTCGCTTGATATCGGTAAGGTAGAAGCGTCTCTGTCCCGTGGGAGAGCGCTCAAACTTAATCTTGCCTGCATCAGTCCAGCGTCTCAGCGTCTTTGTCGAAATACCAAGCTCCTTAGCCGCTTCCCCGATTGAGAGTGTCACGTCTGATTGAGTCTCCAAAGTTGCTTACCTCTAATACTACAACTCAATAGTTACCCAATCCGGGAAGAATGTCAATACCTGTCTAAGAAATCTATTTCAGCGCCTCACCCGTTTTACCTTAAGGTGAGCATTCCTTTCGCACCATCTGTTCGCACAACAGATGAGAGGCTTTTGATACTGTAACCCGCCTCGGTAGGCCGCTTCAATAGGGAAAATTCCCGAGTCAGCTTTCACACTGTGATACGAGCAATGACCTTGTTAGGAGTCGGTACTTTTCTAAACACACCAGCATTCAAAACGGCTAATTAATGTTCTGATTGCAGAGTTCTTAACTAGCTGGGCACTGTCCTCGGTGTGAATTTTAACACTTACTACTAAGGCAGGTATTGCTACCTAAGTCTGGTCAACACCGGCTGTTTTTCAAGCCGCACTGTACCCGAAGGGTTAGTGGTGGGTTGTTGGCGCTATTCCCTACATCTTTGCCGAATCCTACTTGATTGCTGCATCCAAGTCCCCCTAATCTCTGAACATTTTGCAGCAAGCATATTACTACTGCCGAATCAAGTTATTCTTTCTGCCAGTCTGAGCTTAGCAGAACGAGAGCGGGGATTTCTAGCGACTTCTTCGGATTGCGGCCCGATCGGCTTTTTTGTCAGTACCTGCAAATTGGGTGTTCCTCTGAGTTGGTGCTTGACTGGTCGGTCTTCGAGACTGTGAAATGTAATGATTCCGA of Oscillatoria nigro-viridis PCC 7112 contains these proteins:
- a CDS encoding RNA-guided endonuclease InsQ/TnpB family protein, whose protein sequence is MLLSFKTELKPNNRQVTLFRQHCGVARHAYNFGNAIIQEALQLREADKTIKIPSAIDLHKRLVAEIKPANPWYYQSSKASPQQALAEVRTAWDRCFKKVSKQPRFKKKGKSKDSFYLEQGTKAKPGISNDGKRVKLPKIGWVRLHEPLPITATHNCVISRTADKWFIAIKYEIEQPPIPLNRPSIGVDIGIKELAVTSDGKVFANPKAYRKMSKKMKRLQRSVSRKVKGSKNRTKAVRKLAKLHSRISFIRKDAIHKLTNHLAKNHSVIKIENLNVKAFLKNHKLAGAIADCGMYEFKRQLEYKTEKFSSQLILVDRFFPSSQICSNCRNHRHKMPLKNRVYVCPDCGHTEDRDLNAAKNIERWFEGIHIPIRSD